GTATCAAAAAGCACGCTGTCACGGTTGTAACACAAGTGCAGGTCGATGCTGAAGACCCCGCTTTTGAAAAACCATCCAAACCGGTTGGCTCGTTCCTGGATGAAGCAACCGCCAAAGAGCGTATGGCTGAAGGTCAGGATTTTGTTGAAGATGCGGGTCGTGGCTGGCGCCGGGTTGTACCCTCGCCTTTGCCTGTCAATATTATCGAAGTAGATGCCATCAAGCAATTGATCGAAAGCGGCTTCTCCGTAATCGCTGTTGGCGGCGGTGGAATTCCCGTGGTCGAAAAAGAAGATGGCGATCTGCGTGGCGTTGAAGCTGTGATCGATAAAGATTTTGCTTCTGGTTTGTTGGCGAATCTAATTCGCGCGGATTTACTGATCATCTCTACTGCGGTGGAGAAAGTTGCCGTCAACTTCAACAAACCTGATCAGAAATGGCTCGATGAAATGACCGTTGCCGAGGCCGAACAGTATATTGCAGAAGGTCACTTTGCCCCCGGCAGTATGCTGCCCAAAGTGCAGGCGATTGTCAAATTCCTGAAAGAAGGCGGCAAAAAAGCCCTGATTACTGACCCGCCCAATATTCAACGCGCATTGCGCGGCGAAACCGGCACTTGGATCGTTCCATAGAATTAGCCGAAGGATACTTGTAAATTTCGCCACAAAATGCGGAAGCTAATGGTAGAATCGCACTATTCCGAATTTTATCAGGGAGCTAGGTTATTTTTGTTCCCCGGTATGTGAAAAGGAGGTGCAGATCGCAAAAAAATAGAAATTGAAACTGCGCTTTTTGTTCGAATAACTAAGATTTTTATCTCGGAGGAGTATACCTATGAAGAATAAATTCCTGTGGCTGTTGAGCATTTTGCTGATCGCTGCATTCGTACTCACTGCTTGTGGTGGCGCTGCTGAACCGGCTGCCGAAGAACCCGCCGCTGAAGAAGGTGCTGCCGAAGCTCCCGCTGAAGAGGCTGCTGCAGCCGAAGGTGGTTATCAGATTCCTGCCGTTGAAGAAGGCGCTTTTAACGTTGCTTTTGTTTACGTTGGGCCCCATGACGATGGTGGCTGGACCCAGGCCCATGATGTTGGCCGTATGTATGTTGAAGACAATGTCGAAGGCGTACACACTGCTTATGTTGAATTGGTTGCCGAAGGCGCCGACTCTGAGCAAGTAACCCGTTCTTTGGCTCGTAAGGGTTTCGATGTCATCTTCACCACATCCTTTGGTTTTATGGATGCTTCGGAAATCGTTGCTGATGAGTTCCCCGATGTGAATATTGTTCACATCAGTGGTTTCAAATCGAATGAAGCCAATTTTGGTAACCTGATGGGCGCGATGGAAGATATGAAATACCTGGCCGGTATGCTGGCTGGCTCGCGCGCGATGGTGGATGGCAACCCCAAATTGGGTTATATTGCCACCTTCCCGATCCCCGAAGAACTACGTTTGGGCAATGCCTTCGCTTTGGGCGCCCAGCAAACCTGCCCTGAGTGTACGGTTGACGTGCGTTGGATCTTCACCTGGCATGATCCCATTCTTGAAAAAGAAGCGTCTTCCTCCCTATTTGATGGCGGCGCTCAGGTTGTCATGACTGGTGCCGATACTCCCGCTCCCGCCGAGGTAGCCCCCGAAGGCAAATGGGGCATCACCTATGACTACAGCGGTAACTGCACCGTGGACGCCTGCCTCACCTCCATGTACTGGAATTGGGGTCCCGTCTATGCTCGCATCGTCGAAGAATCGATGGCTGGTACCTGGGTTGGCGGCTGGGAATACTTTGATGCTGATTCGGGCGCAATGGGCTTGCTCGGCTTCATGGAAGGCGAGACCTTGCAACCGGGCGCGGCTGATCTGCCCGAAGCTGATCTGCAATTGATCCGCGACACCTTGTCTGCCATGTTGGCTGGCGAATTCACCCGCTTCGACGTTTTCAAAGGCCCCATCACCGACAATCAGGGCAATCTGGTTCTCGAAGAGGGTGTTAGCCTCGAACAGCTCGACTTGGATGGTTTCGCTCAATTCGGTAGCCCCTGCACCACTTGTATGTACTGGTGGAACGAAAATATCACCGCAGAATTACCCGAACTAGAGTAAAGCTTATTCTTTCTTTTGGCAGAGACGATCAGAACGGTCGTCTCTGCCACTATTTGAGAGATTTACCCATCTTTATGTGGCGTACAACTATATAGGGATTGGTAAGTTCCTCAGAAGTACGAAATTGGATACAAATAGTTCATTTCGGTTTGAAGGAGTATACATGGAAGATACGCCCTACGCAGTTGAAATGAAAGATATTGTCATTCGTTTTCCGGGTGTTTTGGCGAATGATCACGTAAACCTGACTCTCAAAAAGGGTGAAATTCATGCTCTTTTGGGTGAAAACGGCGCTGGCAAAAGCACCTTGATGAATGTTTTGGCGGGATTATATAAGCCATCTTCGGGCACGATCAACATACATGGGGAAACTGTAAATTTCAACTCGCCCAAAGATGCAATCGCGAAAGGCATCGGGATGGTGCATCAGCATTTTATGCTGGTACCCACTCAATCGGTAACAGAGAACATCCTGCTTGGTTTGGATGATCCCAAATTCATCATGAATCTGGCCGAGTATGATAAAAAAATCCTCGCGCTGCAAGATCAATACGGACTTAAAGTGGATCCGACGGCTAAAATCTGGCATTTGTCCGTGGGGGAGCAGCAACGGGTTGAGATTTTGAAAACCCTCTACCGGGGGGCGAATATCCTGATTTTTGATGAACCCACCGCGGTGCTCGCGCCGCAAGAGATTGATGATTTGATCCAAACTATGCGCTCGATGG
This genomic stretch from Chloroflexota bacterium harbors:
- the arcC gene encoding carbamate kinase: MTEKKVAVVAVGGNALIIDKTRQSIPDQFDAIKETMNHIAGMIEDGWDVVVTHGNGPQVGFILRRSELAMHELHPVPMDYCGADTQGAIGYMAQKALHNEFKKRGIKKHAVTVVTQVQVDAEDPAFEKPSKPVGSFLDEATAKERMAEGQDFVEDAGRGWRRVVPSPLPVNIIEVDAIKQLIESGFSVIAVGGGGIPVVEKEDGDLRGVEAVIDKDFASGLLANLIRADLLIISTAVEKVAVNFNKPDQKWLDEMTVAEAEQYIAEGHFAPGSMLPKVQAIVKFLKEGGKKALITDPPNIQRALRGETGTWIVP
- a CDS encoding BMP family ABC transporter substrate-binding protein produces the protein MKNKFLWLLSILLIAAFVLTACGGAAEPAAEEPAAEEGAAEAPAEEAAAAEGGYQIPAVEEGAFNVAFVYVGPHDDGGWTQAHDVGRMYVEDNVEGVHTAYVELVAEGADSEQVTRSLARKGFDVIFTTSFGFMDASEIVADEFPDVNIVHISGFKSNEANFGNLMGAMEDMKYLAGMLAGSRAMVDGNPKLGYIATFPIPEELRLGNAFALGAQQTCPECTVDVRWIFTWHDPILEKEASSSLFDGGAQVVMTGADTPAPAEVAPEGKWGITYDYSGNCTVDACLTSMYWNWGPVYARIVEESMAGTWVGGWEYFDADSGAMGLLGFMEGETLQPGAADLPEADLQLIRDTLSAMLAGEFTRFDVFKGPITDNQGNLVLEEGVSLEQLDLDGFAQFGSPCTTCMYWWNENITAELPELE